One window from the genome of Gammaproteobacteria bacterium encodes:
- the bioC gene encoding Malonyl-(acyl-carrier protein) O-methyltransferase: MNSQALQPFLPDKIKVRDSFDRAAAHYDEVAVLQREVGTRLLDRLSEVRLAPMRILDIGAGTGNGTVALAQRYPQSLVVAADLSVEMLRQARRRTLGRAAKIIEKIGPWLSQGLVRRSGQRFVCADTETLPFAAECVDLIYSNLTLQWCLDLDQTFAELRRVLRSEGLLVFSTFGPDTLRELRSAWQSVDDYSHVNAFIDMHDIGDALVRAGFSGIVMDVEHVTLTYPDLRGLMRDLKVLGAHNVTHGRPRGLTGRERLKQLTTAYEAFRHNGRLTATHEVIYGHAWSAPIRPRQSAETTTIPLKQLRRSNTNLHVG, encoded by the coding sequence ATGAACAGCCAAGCACTTCAACCATTTCTTCCCGACAAGATCAAGGTACGCGATTCTTTTGACCGTGCCGCTGCCCATTATGATGAGGTGGCAGTTTTGCAGCGGGAAGTGGGGACACGCCTCTTGGATCGGCTCAGTGAGGTGCGTTTGGCACCAATGCGGATATTGGATATTGGAGCGGGAACCGGTAACGGAACTGTTGCCCTTGCCCAACGTTATCCACAATCCTTAGTAGTGGCGGCCGATCTTTCTGTGGAAATGCTCCGGCAGGCTCGGCGACGTACTTTAGGGCGGGCCGCAAAAATCATCGAGAAAATTGGCCCTTGGCTCTCGCAAGGTCTAGTGCGTCGTAGTGGGCAACGTTTTGTCTGTGCGGATACCGAGACATTACCCTTTGCTGCGGAATGCGTTGACCTGATCTATTCCAATCTTACCTTGCAGTGGTGTCTGGATTTGGATCAAACCTTTGCGGAATTACGCCGGGTTTTACGTTCAGAGGGACTGTTAGTTTTTAGTACCTTCGGTCCCGACACCCTACGCGAATTGCGTAGCGCGTGGCAAAGCGTGGATGATTACAGTCATGTGAATGCCTTTATTGATATGCACGACATTGGCGACGCGCTGGTTCGGGCAGGCTTTAGTGGAATCGTAATGGACGTGGAGCACGTTACTCTGACCTACCCTGACCTGCGAGGATTAATGCGTGATCTCAAGGTTTTGGGGGCTCACAATGTTACCCATGGTCGCCCGCGTGGTCTTACCGGACGGGAACGACTCAAACAACTCACCACGGCCTACGAAGCTTTTCGTCATAATGGTCGTCTAACCGCCACCCATGAAGTAATCTACGGCCACGCCTGGTCTGCGCCTATTCGTCCGCGACAGTCAGCGGAGACAACTACCATACCTTTAAAGCAATTGCGACGCTCCAATACTAATCTGCACGTTGGTTAG
- the thrC gene encoding Threonine synthase, with protein MQSNLSTDTPSSLSRDTMQAPPSRMRYLSTRGGMAPRSFTEILLEGLAPDGGLTIPEEYPVVSPEELIRWRGLSYRDLAYEVIRRFITDIHPLDLRVLVDRTYTPEIFGSEEITPVRRLDPGVWLLGLSNGPTLAFKDIAMQFLGNLFEYVLERQGTRLNILGATSGDTGSSAEYALRGKRNVRVFMLSPFGKMSAFQTAQMYSLDEPNIHNIAVRGVFDDCQDLVKGVSADADFKVRYQIGTVNSINWARVTAQIVYYFKAYFAVTQNNQQQVSFSVPSGNFGNICAGHIARQMGLPIRKLILATNENNVLAEFFTTGRYRVRPPSQVFQTSSPSMDISKASNFERFVYDAVGRDPERVRALWQTVEKQGFFDASGEDWYRDLGRFGFVAGSSTHEDRLNTIRKTWERHMVVVDTHTADGLKVGLEYREEGVPLICEETAQPAKFEEAIRAALDCSPNRPLGYEHLEELPQYYTVMDPNIEEIKEFIRRHASS; from the coding sequence ATGCAATCGAACCTTTCTACCGATACTCCCTCAAGCCTTTCCCGCGACACTATGCAAGCCCCCCCTTCAAGAATGCGCTACCTCAGTACTCGGGGCGGTATGGCCCCTCGCTCATTTACCGAGATCCTGTTAGAGGGACTTGCCCCCGATGGCGGGTTAACTATTCCCGAGGAATACCCCGTAGTATCGCCGGAGGAATTGATCCGCTGGCGTGGCCTTTCCTACCGAGATTTAGCCTACGAGGTGATTCGTCGTTTTATCACCGATATCCACCCCCTTGATCTACGCGTCCTGGTCGATCGGACCTACACGCCGGAGATTTTCGGATCGGAGGAGATCACACCAGTCCGTCGACTCGACCCTGGGGTATGGCTGCTGGGTCTATCCAATGGTCCAACGCTCGCATTCAAAGATATCGCTATGCAGTTTTTGGGCAACCTCTTTGAATACGTTTTGGAACGACAAGGGACCAGGCTCAATATTTTAGGGGCCACCTCCGGTGACACTGGATCCAGTGCCGAATATGCACTACGTGGTAAGCGTAATGTACGCGTCTTTATGCTTTCTCCCTTCGGCAAGATGAGTGCCTTTCAAACTGCGCAGATGTACTCACTGGACGAGCCCAATATTCACAACATTGCCGTGCGCGGAGTCTTCGACGATTGCCAGGATTTAGTAAAAGGCGTGAGCGCGGATGCGGATTTTAAGGTTCGTTACCAGATCGGCACTGTCAATTCTATAAACTGGGCTCGAGTCACGGCCCAGATCGTTTATTATTTCAAGGCTTACTTTGCCGTTACCCAAAACAATCAGCAGCAGGTCTCTTTTTCTGTACCGTCGGGAAATTTTGGGAATATCTGTGCGGGTCACATCGCCCGCCAGATGGGACTACCGATCCGCAAGCTCATTCTTGCTACTAACGAGAATAATGTCTTGGCTGAATTCTTCACCACCGGTCGCTATCGAGTACGACCGCCAAGTCAGGTATTTCAGACCAGTAGTCCTTCCATGGACATCTCCAAGGCATCTAATTTCGAACGATTTGTTTACGATGCCGTAGGTCGCGACCCAGAACGGGTGCGGGCATTGTGGCAGACAGTGGAAAAGCAAGGATTCTTCGATGCCTCGGGAGAGGATTGGTATCGAGATCTGGGCCGTTTTGGTTTTGTCGCTGGGAGCAGCACTCACGAAGATCGATTGAACACGATTCGTAAGACTTGGGAGCGCCACATGGTAGTGGTCGATACCCACACTGCTGACGGTTTGAAGGTTGGATTGGAATATCGTGAAGAAGGCGTTCCTTTGATTTGCGAGGAAACCGCCCAGCCCGCTAAATTTGAAGAGGCCATTCGCGCCGCTTTGGACTGTTCTCCGAATCGTCCGTTAGGTTACGAACATCTGGAAGAACTGCCTCAATACTACACAGTCATGGATCCGAATATAGAAGAGATTAAGGAATTTATTCGTCGCCATGCATCCTCTTAA
- a CDS encoding conserved hypothetical protein (Evidence 4 : Unknown function but conserved in other organisms) — translation MALPVPDLTLVVPDLLRDAVVSLPSLERLLARSDLIAGGLVAPHLDALLFRLFGVDSSPSEDSLPIAAVSHALDSNDPAPAGWWIRADPVYLHLDRNRLVLFDHRVLKLSYDDAMRLTAEISNGIQPPPWLRSEPEGTIPPDFCVKAPYPTRWYLPLSGPASIQTSKLAMVHGQDIRHHLPKGEQAKVWRMWLNECQILLHHSSVNAEREARGDLPVNSLWFWGEGETPTVPPGIFSQVWSNDPVTLGLAHLSNTPHTAMPRSADHWLAKVEREGNHLVVLEDLRDLSNIETAEPSEISADRRDALNRLEREWFAPLQQALRTGTLASLTLYPDPALPRRITGQLLRRYWWRRNRSLATYIINA, via the coding sequence ATGGCGCTCCCCGTTCCCGACCTGACTCTGGTCGTCCCCGACCTACTCCGGGATGCGGTTGTTTCCCTCCCCTCGTTGGAGCGTTTGCTCGCTCGTTCCGATCTCATCGCGGGCGGGTTGGTCGCGCCCCACCTTGATGCCCTGCTGTTCCGACTCTTCGGGGTCGATTCAAGTCCATCAGAGGACTCGTTACCAATAGCAGCGGTTAGCCACGCATTGGATAGTAACGACCCTGCCCCAGCAGGTTGGTGGATACGGGCTGACCCGGTCTATCTGCACCTCGACCGTAACCGCTTGGTACTCTTTGACCATCGCGTGCTCAAACTCTCTTATGATGACGCGATGCGCCTAACAGCGGAGATCTCGAACGGGATCCAGCCACCCCCGTGGTTACGAAGCGAACCAGAAGGCACTATCCCACCGGATTTTTGCGTGAAGGCGCCCTACCCCACCCGTTGGTACCTACCACTGTCCGGGCCTGCCAGTATCCAAACCTCGAAACTGGCCATGGTTCACGGCCAAGACATCCGCCACCATCTACCGAAGGGCGAGCAGGCCAAGGTTTGGCGGATGTGGCTCAACGAATGCCAGATTCTCCTCCATCACAGCTCGGTCAATGCCGAACGTGAGGCGCGCGGTGATCTACCCGTCAACAGCCTGTGGTTTTGGGGCGAGGGAGAAACTCCCACAGTGCCACCCGGCATATTCAGCCAGGTGTGGAGTAACGACCCGGTTACCCTAGGATTGGCCCATCTTTCCAACACGCCGCACACCGCTATGCCGCGTAGTGCCGATCATTGGCTTGCCAAGGTCGAGCGAGAGGGGAATCATTTGGTGGTGCTAGAAGACCTTCGCGATCTGTCCAACATAGAAACGGCTGAACCCTCCGAGATTTCCGCAGATCGGCGTGATGCACTCAATCGTTTGGAGCGGGAATGGTTCGCCCCATTGCAACAAGCGCTACGGACCGGAACCCTTGCCAGCCTAACTTTATATCCTGATCCCGCACTCCCGCGACGAATTACTGGTCAATTATTACGACGCTATTGGTGGCGGCGTAATCGGTCATTGGCGACCTATATTATCAATGCGTAA
- the rplS gene encoding 50S ribosomal subunit protein L19, translated as MSNLLQQIEAEQMTRQVPPFRPGDTVIVQTRVKEGDRERLQAFEGVVIARRNRSLGSSFTVRKVSHGEGVERTFQTYSPTVAEIVIKRRGDVRRAKLYYLRERSGKSARIKEKL; from the coding sequence ATGAGCAATCTTCTCCAGCAAATCGAAGCCGAGCAAATGACCCGGCAGGTCCCGCCTTTCCGCCCGGGCGATACCGTCATTGTCCAGACCCGCGTCAAAGAAGGTGACCGCGAACGTCTCCAGGCCTTTGAAGGCGTGGTCATTGCCCGCCGTAATCGTAGCCTGGGATCTTCTTTCACGGTACGTAAAGTTTCCCATGGTGAGGGTGTCGAGCGCACGTTCCAGACCTATAGCCCAACCGTTGCCGAGATTGTCATCAAGCGTCGCGGTGATGTCCGTCGCGCCAAGCTCTACTATCTACGCGAGCGCAGCGGTAAATCGGCCCGTATCAAAGAAAAGCTGTAA
- the trmD gene encoding tRNA m(1)G37 methyltransferase gives MRLGVVTLFPEMFDALHHGIPGRALRAELLNLNLWNPRDYTYDRHRTVDDRPYGGGPGMVMKAQPLKEALSAARMVLGDYAPVVYLSPQGQPLNQAILEELAGQPTLILVAGRYEGVDERFIEAEVDRELSIGDYVLSGGELAAMVVIDGITRLLPGALGHPASADQDSFVDGLLDHPHYTRPEIYAGQPVPEVLLSGNHEAIRRWRLTQALHRTRQRRPDLLANLALTDEQRALLDGS, from the coding sequence GTGCGCCTAGGGGTTGTGACCCTTTTTCCTGAGATGTTTGATGCGTTGCACCATGGCATCCCAGGCCGGGCCTTGCGTGCGGAGCTGTTGAACCTCAACCTCTGGAATCCACGGGACTATACCTACGACCGTCATCGCACGGTAGACGACCGCCCCTATGGTGGTGGTCCGGGGATGGTAATGAAGGCCCAACCCCTGAAAGAGGCGTTGAGTGCCGCCCGAATGGTTCTGGGTGACTATGCCCCCGTGGTGTACCTCTCGCCCCAAGGGCAGCCCCTGAATCAGGCCATCCTAGAGGAGCTTGCGGGACAACCAACTTTGATCTTGGTGGCTGGGCGCTACGAAGGGGTGGATGAGCGCTTTATCGAGGCGGAGGTAGATCGGGAATTGTCGATTGGCGACTACGTCCTGAGTGGTGGAGAGCTGGCCGCGATGGTAGTAATCGACGGCATTACTCGACTCCTACCGGGTGCTTTGGGTCATCCCGCCTCGGCGGACCAGGACTCTTTCGTAGACGGCCTCCTCGACCATCCTCACTACACCCGTCCCGAGATCTACGCGGGACAACCCGTACCAGAGGTGCTGCTGTCGGGCAACCACGAGGCGATTCGACGTTGGCGCCTCACCCAGGCCCTGCATCGCACCCGCCAGCGCCGCCCAGACCTATTGGCGAACCTGGCCCTAACCGACGAACAACGTGCCTTGCTGGATGGGTCTTAA
- the rimM gene encoding Ribosome maturation factor RimM produces the protein MSKGEQYVTVGRITGVFGVRGWVKVQSYTSPRDNLLNYRPWLVAHLGGLHERVLLAGQSHRKGLVALLDGCTDPTTALPLVGCEVVVRREVLPPPEDGEYYWADLIGLRVFTLQGVDLGQVDSLIETGANDVLVVRGERERLVPYLSGSVIREVDLAGSRLVVDWDPEF, from the coding sequence ATGAGCAAGGGAGAGCAGTATGTGACGGTGGGACGCATCACTGGCGTCTTTGGTGTGCGTGGCTGGGTCAAGGTCCAGTCCTACACCTCGCCCCGTGACAACCTCCTGAACTACCGTCCTTGGCTGGTTGCCCACCTCGGGGGTCTTCACGAGCGGGTATTGCTGGCTGGACAGTCTCATCGCAAAGGCCTGGTAGCACTGCTCGACGGTTGTACCGACCCGACCACAGCTCTTCCGCTGGTTGGCTGTGAAGTGGTGGTGCGCCGCGAGGTGCTCCCCCCGCCCGAAGACGGCGAATACTACTGGGCCGATTTGATTGGCCTGCGTGTCTTTACCCTCCAAGGGGTCGACCTAGGCCAAGTGGATTCTCTAATAGAGACCGGCGCCAACGATGTGTTGGTAGTCCGGGGAGAACGGGAGCGACTCGTCCCCTATCTGTCGGGGTCGGTAATACGCGAGGTGGACCTGGCAGGTAGTCGCCTGGTGGTGGATTGGGACCCGGAGTTTTAA
- the rpsP gene encoding 30S ribosomal subunit protein S16 — MVTIRFSRTGMLKRPFYHIVVTDSRNRRDGRYIERVGYFNPVPMGADIPVSVKLDRVDYWLSKGAQTSETVANLLKDYRKQQAAATA, encoded by the coding sequence ATGGTTACTATCCGTTTCTCTCGTACTGGGATGCTCAAACGCCCCTTCTATCACATCGTTGTCACCGACAGCCGTAACCGTCGTGATGGCCGTTACATTGAACGAGTGGGGTACTTCAACCCTGTTCCCATGGGGGCAGATATCCCAGTATCTGTAAAACTGGACCGGGTCGACTACTGGTTGTCCAAGGGGGCTCAGACCTCCGAGACCGTAGCGAATCTGCTCAAGGACTACCGTAAGCAGCAGGCAGCGGCTACGGCCTAA
- a CDS encoding conserved hypothetical protein (Evidence 4 : Unknown function but conserved in other organisms): MKQHPTVSLVLWCFISVVMLALPLSAVGENSCTPPANVPISEEQVYRGLPYAPGERAEYAVSYMGLPTGYARLEVRPAQLYDGLWHQVYAADARTGNWYRLIFIGHDSILTYSRPPAGTASHYLLDQDEGKMLGKRIRRHTEVHFDRGQCTATETIQESGKGAQVEQIVVDSGVLDTLSATFRLRTFDYQPGMTVRIPAYSSHKSWWLEAEALAQEQVEVPAGTFSTIKLRLHTYLGDALQQKGDLQVWIAVDRPERPMVQVNAEVRIGALQLELTRFRPGSSP, from the coding sequence ATGAAACAGCATCCTACCGTATCCTTAGTACTCTGGTGTTTTATTAGCGTCGTGATGCTTGCTTTGCCGTTATCTGCTGTGGGCGAGAATTCTTGTACACCCCCTGCCAATGTTCCGATTTCTGAGGAACAGGTTTATCGGGGATTGCCTTACGCTCCCGGTGAGCGTGCGGAGTATGCGGTGAGTTATATGGGCCTACCGACTGGTTATGCCCGCCTGGAGGTTCGTCCAGCGCAGTTGTACGACGGACTTTGGCATCAGGTCTACGCAGCGGATGCTCGTACCGGGAATTGGTACCGATTGATATTTATCGGTCATGATTCCATTCTGACCTATAGCCGCCCTCCTGCGGGAACAGCCTCCCATTACCTCCTGGACCAGGATGAAGGGAAAATGTTAGGAAAAAGAATTCGCAGACATACCGAAGTTCATTTCGACCGAGGCCAATGCACCGCCACCGAGACTATTCAGGAGTCGGGCAAGGGTGCCCAAGTCGAGCAGATAGTGGTAGATTCGGGGGTCCTAGATACCCTATCGGCGACTTTCCGTTTGCGCACCTTCGATTATCAACCGGGGATGACCGTGCGTATCCCTGCGTACTCTTCACATAAGAGTTGGTGGTTGGAGGCCGAGGCCCTTGCCCAGGAACAAGTCGAGGTCCCGGCCGGGACCTTCTCGACCATAAAGCTACGTCTACATACCTATCTGGGTGATGCTTTACAACAAAAGGGAGATTTACAGGTGTGGATCGCCGTGGACCGTCCCGAACGGCCTATGGTGCAAGTCAATGCCGAGGTACGAATCGGTGCCCTACAGTTGGAACTCACACGCTTCCGTCCTGGTAGTTCTCCCTGA
- a CDS encoding exported hypothetical protein (Evidence 5 : Unknown function), with protein sequence MRYLFLGMAIWLSVLPAAAAEEKVSITLPEGMVSFQSGPGVELATNQCLTCHAPDYIYMQPPFSEEKWTATVKKMKKVFGSQIPDEDIPTLAKYLATQNGPKK encoded by the coding sequence ATGCGCTATCTATTTCTCGGTATGGCAATATGGCTGTCGGTATTACCGGCAGCAGCGGCGGAAGAAAAGGTATCGATCACCCTCCCGGAAGGAATGGTATCATTTCAATCTGGACCAGGCGTGGAGTTAGCCACTAACCAATGTCTCACCTGTCACGCACCAGACTACATCTATATGCAACCTCCATTTTCCGAAGAGAAATGGACCGCAACCGTGAAGAAGATGAAAAAAGTCTTCGGTAGCCAGATTCCAGATGAGGATATCCCGACTCTCGCCAAATACCTCGCCACTCAAAATGGTCCGAAAAAATAA
- a CDS encoding Sulfide dehydrogenase: MRDRKRYDQSDSDMTSDRRNFLRTSVGLGGLALLSRSGISAAAEGVDLPFANGHRPLIAYPQKQPLMVMTSRPVQLETPFHLFNEGVFTPNRAFFVRWHLAGMPTEVDPNSFRLKIHGQVKQELDLSLEEIKNNFESVEIAAVCQCAGNGRGFSEPRVPGGQWGNGAMGNALWKGIRLRDLLNKAGIAADAIQVKLNGLDGPILPATPDFSKSIEMDLALSEDVIVAYAMNGEALPLLNGFPLRLVIPGWYATYWVKMLNDIEVISKADQGFWMNPAYRIPADPCACQEPGQQGVRNIPINRMNVRSFITSLRDGDNVATSHANIVTGIAFDGGFGIKKVLFSTDGGQQWQEAELDKDYGKYSFRQWRARFQPVHGQSYELMSLAINQIGETQRFTPMWNPSGYMRNVVESVRVHAG, translated from the coding sequence ATGCGTGATAGAAAAAGATATGACCAATCCGATTCCGATATGACTTCTGATCGACGTAATTTCTTGCGTACCAGTGTTGGCCTGGGGGGATTGGCGTTATTGAGCCGTTCAGGCATATCTGCGGCAGCGGAGGGGGTAGACCTGCCCTTTGCCAATGGCCATCGCCCATTGATTGCCTACCCACAAAAACAGCCGTTAATGGTAATGACCAGTCGCCCCGTGCAATTGGAAACACCATTTCATCTCTTTAATGAGGGCGTATTTACCCCCAATCGGGCATTTTTCGTACGTTGGCATCTCGCGGGAATGCCAACCGAAGTCGATCCCAATAGCTTTCGTCTCAAGATCCACGGACAGGTCAAACAGGAGTTAGACCTCAGCCTAGAAGAGATTAAAAACAATTTTGAGTCCGTCGAGATCGCCGCCGTCTGTCAATGCGCGGGTAACGGTCGTGGATTTTCTGAACCGCGCGTCCCTGGTGGGCAATGGGGAAACGGTGCCATGGGCAATGCCCTGTGGAAGGGTATCCGCCTCCGTGACCTACTAAATAAAGCCGGGATAGCGGCAGATGCTATACAGGTGAAACTCAACGGACTGGATGGCCCAATCTTGCCGGCAACCCCGGATTTCTCCAAAAGCATCGAAATGGACCTCGCCTTGAGCGAAGATGTAATTGTGGCCTATGCCATGAATGGTGAAGCACTCCCATTACTGAACGGTTTCCCGCTACGTTTGGTGATACCGGGCTGGTACGCGACCTATTGGGTCAAGATGCTCAATGACATCGAGGTGATTAGCAAAGCCGACCAAGGATTCTGGATGAATCCTGCCTATCGCATCCCAGCCGACCCCTGCGCCTGCCAAGAACCGGGTCAACAAGGAGTTAGGAACATTCCTATCAATCGAATGAATGTTCGCTCCTTTATTACCAGTCTCAGAGATGGCGATAACGTAGCAACTAGCCACGCCAATATTGTTACCGGCATTGCCTTCGATGGCGGATTTGGTATTAAAAAGGTGCTATTTTCCACGGACGGCGGCCAACAGTGGCAAGAAGCAGAACTGGACAAGGATTATGGGAAATACAGCTTCCGCCAGTGGCGTGCTCGATTTCAACCGGTTCATGGCCAGTCTTATGAATTAATGTCGCTGGCGATTAATCAGATCGGTGAAACGCAACGGTTTACTCCGATGTGGAATCCTTCCGGCTATATGCGTAATGTCGTAGAATCGGTTCGCGTCCACGCAGGATAG
- the mtrA gene encoding Methylthioribose transporter, with protein sequence MSLLRTKPVATHHTIELHRCLSAFDLTLLGIGAIIGAGIFVLTGVAAATKAGPAIVLSYVLAGFACTFSALAYAELASTLGGCGSAYGYAYAGLGELIAWIIGWDLILEYGVSTPAVAIGWSGYAANGLAALEIALPEYLLHAPGEGGIVNLPALTIIVLLAILLSIGVHVSARFNAIMVFVKLLAITVFIVVAAGNIEPAHWSPFMPFGWQGITEGAALIFFAYIGFDAVSTAAEEAIHPQRDLPIGILASLGVCTLIYMIVAALLTGITPYHTLNVVSPVADALLRLGHRWASGFIAAGAIAGLTTVMLVLYYGLTRVFLAMSRDGLLPPLFSVIHPRTRTPIQIILVSGLLMALIAGFIPIAQVAELVNIGTLAAFVLVCLGVIMLRRTHPNLPRPFRTPWSPLVPILGIVFCLYLMASLPMFTWLRFIVWLALGLVVYFVYSRAHSTLASAQPPALR encoded by the coding sequence ATGAGCCTACTTCGTACCAAACCTGTTGCTACGCACCACACCATCGAGTTACATCGTTGCCTAAGCGCCTTTGACCTCACCCTGCTCGGGATCGGGGCCATTATTGGTGCGGGAATTTTTGTTCTCACCGGCGTCGCAGCCGCCACCAAGGCGGGGCCTGCCATCGTACTCTCATACGTGCTGGCGGGATTTGCCTGTACCTTCTCGGCACTGGCCTATGCCGAGTTGGCCTCTACCCTGGGTGGTTGTGGCAGTGCCTATGGTTATGCCTATGCCGGATTGGGCGAGCTAATCGCTTGGATTATCGGGTGGGACCTCATCCTGGAGTACGGGGTATCAACCCCGGCAGTCGCAATTGGTTGGTCTGGCTATGCGGCCAACGGCTTGGCCGCGTTGGAGATCGCCCTCCCCGAATATCTTCTCCATGCCCCTGGAGAGGGAGGAATCGTCAACCTACCCGCCCTAACGATTATCGTATTGCTGGCAATTCTACTGTCGATTGGAGTTCATGTAAGCGCCCGCTTCAATGCCATCATGGTCTTTGTGAAGCTGCTCGCCATTACCGTCTTCATCGTAGTAGCGGCGGGTAACATCGAACCTGCCCACTGGAGCCCATTCATGCCCTTCGGTTGGCAGGGAATAACCGAGGGTGCGGCACTCATCTTCTTCGCCTACATCGGGTTTGACGCCGTCTCTACCGCCGCCGAGGAGGCCATTCATCCACAACGTGACCTTCCGATCGGGATCCTCGCCTCGTTAGGCGTCTGTACTTTGATCTACATGATCGTGGCAGCCCTGTTGACAGGTATTACTCCATACCATACGCTAAACGTGGTCTCTCCCGTGGCCGATGCGCTATTGCGTCTCGGGCACCGTTGGGCCTCGGGATTTATCGCTGCGGGGGCGATTGCCGGCCTTACCACCGTAATGTTGGTACTTTACTATGGTCTCACCCGCGTATTTCTTGCGATGTCCCGAGACGGGTTACTCCCCCCGCTGTTTTCGGTAATTCACCCGCGAACTCGTACACCAATCCAGATTATTCTCGTCTCTGGCCTATTGATGGCGCTCATCGCGGGATTCATCCCCATCGCTCAAGTGGCAGAGTTGGTCAATATCGGTACCCTTGCCGCCTTTGTATTGGTATGTTTGGGAGTCATTATGCTACGCCGTACCCACCCCAATCTGCCTCGACCGTTCCGTACCCCATGGAGCCCACTGGTACCCATTTTAGGGATAGTTTTTTGTCTATATCTAATGGCGAGTTTACCGATGTTCACCTGGCTACGCTTTATTGTATGGCTCGCGCTCGGACTGGTGGTCTATTTTGTCTATTCTCGTGCCCACAGTACCCTTGCATCCGCGCAACCACCAGCATTGCGCTAA
- a CDS encoding Uncharacterized endonuclease, whose amino-acid sequence MSRYLLSLRSFLPLLIALWVFGADAASAYEARVRWVVDGDTLELQSFPRPVRVRLAEIDAPEFDQPYGSAARNALVRLVAGRMVRVVPTENDRYGRVVARIYVGDVDVNAALVRQGYAWVYRQYAHDPALPVAEQEAQAARRGLWAQGKSIPPWEWRARERGYFRR is encoded by the coding sequence ATGTCTCGATATCTCCTTTCTCTACGCTCCTTTCTGCCACTTCTCATAGCGCTATGGGTATTTGGTGCTGATGCTGCCTCGGCCTATGAGGCACGGGTACGGTGGGTGGTAGATGGTGATACCCTGGAACTACAGTCCTTTCCGCGACCGGTGAGGGTACGCCTTGCCGAGATCGATGCCCCAGAATTTGACCAACCCTACGGTAGTGCCGCGCGCAATGCCCTAGTGAGGTTGGTGGCTGGGCGTATGGTGCGGGTTGTACCCACAGAAAATGACCGCTATGGACGGGTCGTTGCACGGATCTACGTGGGGGATGTGGATGTTAATGCGGCGTTGGTACGTCAGGGTTATGCCTGGGTCTACCGTCAGTATGCCCATGACCCGGCTCTCCCGGTTGCTGAGCAAGAGGCCCAGGCGGCTCGACGCGGCCTTTGGGCACAAGGGAAATCGATACCTCCGTGGGAATGGCGCGCACGGGAACGTGGCTATTTCCGTAGATAG